Proteins encoded by one window of Rhodospirillales bacterium RIFCSPLOWO2_02_FULL_58_16:
- a CDS encoding DNA ligase (NAD(+)) LigA — MSRELTPLEAAFELEDLAKKIAEHDRAYYQNDSPTISDAEYDALRRRNETVEKLFPDLIRPNSPSRRVGAAPAVGFGKVRHAVPMLSLGNAFSDEDVAEFMVRVRRFLKLGEDDPLEVTAEPKIDGLSVSLRYENGRFIRGATRGDGSVGEDITENLKTIGDIPQTLKGEAPAVLEVRGEAYMGKDDFKKLNESQERTFANPRNAAAGSLRQLDPTVTAKRPLRFIAYAHGELSEPPAETQYDFIQRLIAWGFPANPAKVCSDLNDCLNYYRDTEEMRSRLAYDIDGIVYKVNRIDWQQRLGQASRSPRWAIAHKFPAEKATTVLNAITVQVGRTGIMTPVAELAPVTVGGVVVSRATLHNEDYIRDKDIRVGDAVIIHRAGDVIPRVEAVVKDKDHEQRAVYQFPDKCPQCNSPARRKEGEAAWRCTGGMACPAQAVERLRHFVSRGAFDLEGLGAKHIEAFWQDGLIKTPADIFRLRQKEVEIRGREGWGDKSADNLFAAIEQRRVISPERFIYALGIPQVGQATARLLAKHYGSLDNWQAAMDKAKDRASEAFADLINIDGIGESMAGDILAFFGEPHNQEVLNDLKQLVSVDNFVAPDDTGSPITGKTVVFTGSLETMSRGEAKARAESLGAKVAGSVSKKTDFVVVGADSGSKAEKAAELGVTILTESEWLELIDRSK, encoded by the coding sequence GTGAGCCGGGAATTAACGCCCCTGGAGGCGGCGTTCGAACTTGAAGACCTCGCCAAAAAAATCGCCGAACATGACCGCGCTTATTATCAGAACGATTCGCCGACAATAAGTGACGCCGAATACGACGCCCTGAGACGCCGCAACGAAACCGTCGAAAAATTATTCCCCGATCTGATCAGGCCCAACAGCCCGTCCCGGCGCGTCGGAGCGGCCCCTGCCGTCGGGTTCGGCAAGGTTCGCCACGCCGTCCCCATGCTCTCTCTCGGCAATGCCTTCAGCGACGAAGATGTTGCCGAGTTCATGGTCCGCGTTCGCCGCTTCCTGAAGCTGGGCGAGGACGATCCGCTGGAAGTAACGGCTGAACCAAAAATCGACGGACTGTCGGTATCGCTGCGCTATGAAAACGGACGCTTCATCAGAGGAGCGACAAGAGGCGACGGCTCAGTCGGCGAGGATATTACCGAGAACCTCAAAACTATCGGCGACATCCCCCAAACCCTGAAGGGCGAAGCCCCCGCCGTGCTGGAAGTGCGCGGCGAGGCCTACATGGGCAAGGATGATTTCAAAAAACTGAATGAGTCTCAGGAAAGAACCTTTGCCAATCCGCGCAACGCCGCCGCCGGCTCGCTTCGGCAACTGGACCCGACGGTAACCGCCAAGCGGCCTTTGCGGTTTATCGCTTACGCCCACGGGGAACTGAGCGAGCCGCCGGCTGAGACCCAGTATGATTTTATACAACGGCTGATCGCCTGGGGCTTTCCGGCCAATCCGGCCAAGGTGTGCTCCGACCTGAATGATTGCCTCAATTATTACCGCGACACCGAGGAAATGCGATCCCGCCTTGCCTACGACATCGACGGCATTGTCTACAAGGTCAACCGCATCGACTGGCAGCAACGGCTGGGGCAGGCGAGCCGATCTCCACGCTGGGCCATCGCCCATAAGTTTCCCGCCGAGAAGGCGACGACGGTGCTGAACGCCATCACCGTCCAGGTCGGCCGCACCGGGATCATGACGCCGGTGGCCGAGCTGGCGCCGGTGACCGTCGGCGGCGTCGTGGTGTCAAGAGCGACACTCCATAACGAAGACTACATCCGCGACAAGGACATCAGGGTCGGCGACGCCGTCATCATTCATCGCGCCGGCGACGTCATCCCCAGGGTCGAGGCGGTGGTCAAGGACAAGGACCATGAACAGCGGGCGGTTTATCAATTCCCCGATAAATGTCCGCAATGCAACAGCCCGGCCCGGCGCAAGGAAGGCGAGGCGGCCTGGCGCTGCACCGGCGGCATGGCGTGTCCGGCCCAGGCCGTGGAACGGCTCAGGCACTTCGTCTCACGCGGCGCTTTCGATCTGGAGGGGCTGGGGGCCAAACATATCGAGGCCTTTTGGCAAGACGGCCTGATCAAGACCCCCGCCGACATCTTCCGGCTCAGGCAAAAAGAGGTCGAAATCAGGGGGCGCGAGGGCTGGGGCGACAAGTCGGCGGACAATCTGTTCGCCGCCATCGAGCAGCGCCGCGTCATTTCGCCGGAGCGCTTTATTTATGCCCTGGGCATTCCCCAGGTGGGACAAGCGACGGCCCGGCTGCTGGCCAAACACTACGGCTCGCTTGATAATTGGCAAGCCGCCATGGACAAAGCTAAAGACCGAGCTTCGGAAGCATTCGCCGACCTGATCAACATTGACGGCATCGGCGAGTCGATGGCCGGAGATATCCTGGCCTTTTTCGGCGAACCTCATAACCAAGAAGTGCTCAATGACTTGAAGCAACTGGTATCTGTCGATAATTTCGTAGCGCCGGACGATACGGGGTCGCCGATCACCGGCAAGACGGTGGTATTTACCGGCTCGCTGGAAACCATGTCACGAGGCGAGGCCAAGGCCCGCGCCGAATCGTTAGGCGCCAAGGTCGCCGGTTCGGTATCAAAAAAGACCGACTTCGTGGTGGTCGGCGCCGACTCCGGGTCAAAGGCCGAAAAAGCTGCGGAACTGGGCGTCACGATCCTTACCGAAAGTGAATGGCTGGAACTGATCGACCGGTCAAAGTAA
- a CDS encoding chromosome segregation protein SMC produces the protein MRFKKLRISGFKSFVEPADFVIEKGLTGIVGPNGCGKSNLIEALRWAMGETSAKQMRGDEMDDVIFGGTTDRPQRNIAEVILSLDNSERTAPAQFNDFNELDISRRIERGSGSTYRVNGKEVRSRDVQLLFADAATGARSTAIVSQGRIGAVIAAKPAERRKILEEAAGITGLHSRRHEAELRLRGAETNMERLDDILSTLEAQLQNLKKQSRQASRYRNLSGHIRKAEASLYYLRWTAAAAELEAGRERFKAAEAEVVERTRQVAAATVRHEECSAATPELRRAEAEAASRLQRLTLAREALDAEEQRIGEARRDCRLRLEQAATDSDRETVLSADADAAVKNMEAERAAIEDAQQGELTAGEESAAALAVANEAVNSLEAALAEITGQAATDEARRAGLETSIRELRERTQRLADRAAGIAGQRIRLEAEGNDIAALSDAVAHLAEAHSGLEQARAGVVKAEAVRVEAADSAARAVSTLHAAQSVMTRLAAEEQALAEVLEAGDSAWPPLIDAVTVDSGLETALGVALGEDLSAPVDEPASVHWRTMAPFASPPALPAGAEPLADFVKAPSALARRLSQIGVVGSHEEGVRLAKTLVQGQRLVSRDGGLWRWDGLTVAAGAATASAARLQQRNRLRDVRSKLDAARADAAKAEAGYAEAGAIGDRAARSEKEAREAAAAADAAFTLARDRQAWLKEKMTEHASRMATLEQTAAGVKADLEETETHSGEAAAALAVLPDPGIARDRIAGIRVELAENRAVQLERQSAYDNLVRVAGQRRQRLGDIDRELESWRLRREGAALRLGQLAERRRTINDELERISTRPAEIVEQRNALFAGIEEAEENRRRAADRLAEAENLLSGALQSLRAFEVDLAASREQRVRAEGEVERGGQAVEGLVERIAEKLDCSPGELAEIAGLAEGAEPPGVEEVEIRLDRLQRERETMGPVNLRAEQETNELSEQIETLTSERGDLTGAVAKLRQGIAELNREGRQRLLASFAEVDRHFQELFSRLFGGGHAHLTLTESDDPLEAGLEIMASPPGKRLQVLSLLSGGEQALTALSLLFGVFLTNPAPVCVLDEVDAPLDDANVDRFCSMLTEMAASGRTRFMVVTHHHMTMARMDRLFGVTMAERGVSQLVSVDLHQAEKLRATA, from the coding sequence ATGCGCTTCAAAAAGCTGCGGATTTCCGGTTTCAAATCTTTTGTCGAACCCGCCGATTTTGTCATCGAAAAGGGACTGACCGGGATCGTCGGACCTAACGGTTGCGGCAAGTCCAACCTGATCGAGGCCCTGCGCTGGGCGATGGGCGAGACATCGGCCAAGCAGATGCGCGGCGACGAGATGGACGACGTTATCTTCGGCGGCACGACGGATCGTCCGCAACGCAACATCGCCGAAGTCATCCTCAGCCTGGACAACAGCGAACGCACCGCCCCCGCTCAATTCAACGACTTCAATGAACTGGACATCAGCCGCCGCATAGAGCGCGGCAGCGGTTCCACCTATCGCGTCAACGGCAAGGAAGTCCGCTCCCGCGACGTGCAACTGCTGTTTGCCGACGCCGCCACCGGCGCCCGCTCGACGGCAATCGTCAGCCAGGGCCGAATCGGCGCGGTGATCGCCGCCAAGCCGGCCGAGCGGCGCAAAATACTGGAGGAGGCCGCCGGCATCACCGGGCTGCACTCGCGCCGCCACGAGGCCGAACTGCGCCTGCGCGGGGCCGAGACCAACATGGAGCGTCTTGACGACATCCTGTCCACCCTTGAGGCGCAGTTGCAGAACCTGAAGAAGCAATCCCGTCAGGCGTCGCGTTACCGCAACCTCAGCGGTCACATCCGCAAAGCCGAAGCGAGTCTCTATTATCTTCGCTGGACCGCCGCCGCCGCCGAACTTGAGGCCGGCCGCGAGCGGTTCAAGGCGGCTGAAGCCGAGGTGGTGGAACGGACAAGGCAGGTCGCCGCCGCCACCGTCAGGCACGAGGAATGCTCCGCCGCAACGCCGGAATTGCGCCGGGCGGAGGCCGAGGCGGCGTCCCGGCTGCAACGGCTGACGCTGGCCCGCGAGGCTCTGGACGCCGAGGAGCAACGTATCGGGGAAGCCCGCCGGGACTGCCGGTTGCGGCTGGAACAGGCGGCTACCGACAGCGACCGCGAGACGGTATTGTCAGCCGACGCCGACGCCGCAGTAAAAAATATGGAGGCCGAGCGCGCCGCCATCGAGGACGCTCAACAGGGCGAGTTGACCGCCGGCGAGGAATCCGCCGCCGCCCTGGCCGTCGCCAACGAGGCGGTTAATTCCCTGGAGGCGGCGCTTGCCGAAATTACCGGTCAGGCGGCGACCGACGAGGCGCGTCGCGCCGGCCTGGAAACCTCGATCCGCGAGCTTCGGGAACGCACGCAACGGCTGGCCGACCGCGCCGCCGGCATCGCCGGGCAGCGTATCCGCCTGGAGGCCGAGGGTAATGACATTGCCGCCTTGTCCGATGCCGTCGCTCATCTGGCGGAGGCGCATTCCGGGCTGGAGCAGGCCCGCGCCGGGGTAGTCAAGGCCGAAGCCGTCCGCGTTGAAGCCGCCGACAGCGCCGCCAGGGCGGTTTCCACGCTGCATGCCGCCCAGTCGGTTATGACCCGCCTCGCCGCCGAGGAGCAAGCCCTGGCCGAAGTACTGGAAGCCGGTGATTCCGCGTGGCCGCCGCTGATTGACGCCGTAACCGTCGATTCCGGACTGGAGACGGCCCTCGGCGTCGCCCTCGGCGAGGACCTTTCGGCTCCGGTTGATGAGCCGGCGTCCGTGCATTGGCGGACCATGGCGCCCTTTGCCTCGCCGCCGGCCTTGCCCGCCGGCGCCGAGCCTCTCGCCGATTTCGTCAAGGCGCCGTCGGCTCTCGCTCGTCGTCTTTCCCAGATCGGCGTGGTCGGCAGCCATGAGGAAGGCGTGCGGCTGGCGAAAACCCTTGTTCAGGGCCAGCGGCTGGTCAGCCGTGACGGCGGCTTGTGGCGCTGGGACGGCCTTACCGTCGCGGCGGGCGCCGCCACCGCCTCGGCGGCGCGGCTGCAACAGCGCAATCGGCTTCGGGATGTGCGCTCAAAACTTGACGCCGCCCGCGCCGATGCCGCCAAGGCCGAGGCCGGTTATGCCGAAGCCGGGGCCATCGGCGACCGGGCGGCGCGGAGCGAAAAGGAAGCCCGCGAAGCCGCCGCCGCCGCCGATGCCGCCTTTACCCTGGCCCGCGACCGACAGGCATGGCTCAAGGAGAAAATGACCGAGCATGCCTCCCGGATGGCGACGCTGGAACAAACCGCCGCCGGCGTTAAAGCCGATCTTGAGGAGACGGAAACACATTCCGGGGAAGCCGCCGCCGCCCTGGCCGTCCTGCCCGATCCCGGCATCGCCCGCGACCGGATAGCCGGGATCAGGGTCGAACTGGCCGAAAACCGCGCCGTGCAACTGGAACGTCAGAGCGCTTATGACAATCTTGTCCGCGTCGCCGGACAGCGCCGCCAACGCCTCGGCGATATCGACCGTGAGCTGGAATCGTGGCGTCTCAGGCGCGAGGGCGCCGCCCTGCGCCTGGGCCAGTTGGCGGAGCGGCGCCGGACCATAAACGATGAACTGGAGCGCATTTCCACCCGCCCCGCCGAAATCGTCGAACAGCGCAATGCCCTGTTTGCCGGGATCGAGGAGGCGGAAGAGAACCGCAGACGCGCCGCCGACCGGCTGGCCGAGGCCGAAAATCTGCTCAGCGGGGCGTTGCAAAGTCTGCGCGCTTTTGAGGTCGATCTGGCCGCCTCCCGCGAACAGCGCGTCCGCGCCGAGGGCGAGGTGGAGCGGGGCGGACAGGCCGTGGAGGGGTTGGTCGAGCGCATCGCTGAAAAACTGGATTGCTCCCCCGGAGAATTGGCGGAAATCGCCGGCCTTGCCGAGGGCGCCGAGCCGCCGGGGGTGGAAGAGGTGGAAATCCGCCTTGATCGTCTGCAACGGGAGCGCGAGACCATGGGTCCGGTGAACCTGAGGGCCGAACAGGAAACCAATGAACTGAGCGAGCAGATTGAAACCCTGACCTCCGAACGGGGCGATTTGACCGGCGCCGTCGCCAAATTACGCCAGGGCATCGCCGAGCTTAACCGGGAGGGCCGCCAGCGGCTGCTGGCTTCTTTCGCCGAAGTGGATCGCCATTTTCAGGAACTGTTCTCCCGCCTTTTCGGCGGCGGTCACGCCCATTTGACGCTGACCGAATCCGACGATCCGCTGGAGGCCGGCCTGGAAATCATGGCCAGCCCGCCGGGCAAACGGTTACAGGTGCTGTCCCTGCTGTCCGGCGGCGAGCAGGCGCTGACCGCCCTGTCCCTTCTGTTCGGCGTATTCTTGACCAATCCCGCCCCTGTCTGCGTGCTGGATGAAGTGGACGCGCCGCTGGACGACGCCAACGTCGATCGCTTCTGTTCCATGCTGACCGAAATGGCGGCATCGGGACGCACCCGCTTTATGGTGGTCACTCACCACCATATGACCATGGCCCGCATGGATCGTCTGTTCGGCGTCACCATGGCCGAGCGCGGCGTTTCCCAACTGGTCTCCGTCGATCTTCACCAGGCCGAGAAACTGCGGGCGACGGCCTGA
- a CDS encoding F0F1 ATP synthase subunit A: MASPLHQFEIAPLVEIKVGGIDASFTNSSLFMVLAVVAATMFLVLGMRGRALVPGRWQSMAELTYEFIAGMVRDNVGAEGRKFFPFIFSLFIFILFGNMLGLMPYSFTFTSHIIVTFAMAAFVFVGVTIVGFVKHGFKFFGLLLPHGVPWYIAPLLVPIELLSYFTRPVSLSLRLFANMTAGHTMLKVFAGFVVAIGAAGVVPLVFVAALTGLEFLIAFLQAYVFTILTCIYLNDSLHMH; the protein is encoded by the coding sequence GTGGCAAGTCCCCTACATCAATTCGAGATCGCCCCCTTGGTTGAGATCAAGGTCGGCGGAATCGACGCCTCGTTTACCAACTCGTCTCTTTTCATGGTTCTCGCCGTGGTCGCCGCCACTATGTTTTTGGTCCTCGGCATGCGCGGTCGCGCATTGGTTCCGGGACGCTGGCAATCAATGGCCGAGCTTACTTACGAGTTTATTGCGGGCATGGTGCGCGACAATGTCGGCGCCGAGGGACGCAAGTTCTTCCCCTTTATATTCTCCCTGTTCATTTTTATCCTGTTCGGCAACATGCTCGGCCTGATGCCTTACAGCTTCACTTTCACCAGCCATATCATCGTTACCTTCGCCATGGCGGCGTTTGTCTTTGTCGGCGTCACGATTGTCGGTTTCGTCAAGCATGGGTTCAAATTCTTCGGGTTGCTGCTTCCTCACGGCGTGCCTTGGTATATCGCTCCGCTGCTGGTGCCGATTGAGCTGCTGTCATATTTTACCAGGCCGGTGAGCCTGTCGTTGCGGCTTTTCGCCAACATGACCGCCGGGCATACCATGCTGAAAGTGTTCGCCGGGTTCGTGGTGGCCATCGGCGCCGCCGGCGTAGTGCCTCTGGTTTTTGTGGCGGCGCTGACCGGGTTGGAGTTTTTGATCGCCTTTCTTCAGGCGTATGTGTTCACCATCCTGACCTGCATCTACCTGAACGATTCACTGCACATGCATTAG
- a CDS encoding C4-dicarboxylate ABC transporter — MPAASALPTVRWKMAGAYASSLPQLGAPAKRLETNVWRVSGGDIEIKFHEPGVLVPKQEVFDAVASGAVDAAFSSPSLWGGKIPALNLFSAVPFGPSAEEYLSWFYFGGGKDQFEDIYHKSGIHSILCGAMSPEASIWSRKEIKTVEDFKGITMHIEGPGAKIMDRLGVKTKQLSGGDIFTAFETGAIDAAEFLMPAIDLELGFHKLARHYYMPGRRRSATVFDLMINLDKWESLAVVRQSRIEAVCGDNVRFGLAEGGALDHSPALKKMIANGVTLHRWPAEIMNAMNKAWQETAAREAEADIGFKRAWSSLSAFRKNYAARDESR, encoded by the coding sequence TTGCCGGCCGCTTCCGCGCTGCCCACCGTGCGCTGGAAAATGGCCGGCGCCTATGCTTCGTCACTGCCGCAACTGGGGGCGCCGGCCAAGCGGCTTGAAACGAATGTGTGGCGGGTTTCCGGCGGCGATATTGAAATCAAGTTTCACGAGCCGGGCGTTCTTGTCCCCAAACAGGAGGTGTTTGACGCCGTAGCTTCGGGAGCCGTTGACGCCGCTTTTTCATCGCCGAGCCTTTGGGGAGGCAAGATTCCCGCCCTCAACCTGTTTTCCGCCGTTCCCTTCGGCCCATCGGCGGAAGAATACCTGTCCTGGTTTTATTTCGGCGGCGGCAAGGACCAGTTCGAGGATATTTACCACAAGAGCGGCATCCACAGCATCCTGTGCGGGGCCATGTCGCCCGAGGCTTCCATCTGGTCCCGCAAAGAGATCAAGACCGTGGAGGACTTCAAGGGCATAACCATGCACATCGAGGGTCCGGGCGCCAAGATCATGGACAGGCTGGGCGTAAAGACCAAACAGTTGAGCGGCGGCGACATCTTCACGGCTTTCGAGACGGGGGCCATTGACGCCGCCGAATTCCTGATGCCGGCCATCGACCTGGAGCTTGGCTTTCACAAGCTGGCGAGGCACTATTACATGCCCGGCCGGCGCCGGTCGGCGACCGTGTTTGATTTGATGATCAACCTGGACAAATGGGAATCTCTCGCCGTCGTCCGGCAGAGCCGGATTGAGGCGGTGTGCGGCGATAATGTCCGCTTCGGACTGGCGGAAGGCGGGGCGCTGGATCACTCCCCGGCCTTGAAGAAAATGATCGCCAACGGCGTGACCCTGCACCGCTGGCCCGCCGAAATCATGAACGCCATGAACAAGGCCTGGCAGGAAACGGCCGCCAGGGAGGCCGAGGCCGATATCGGCTTCAAACGCGCATGGTCGTCGCTGTCCGCCTTCCGCAAGAACTACGCCGCAAGAGACGAGAGTAGGTAG
- a CDS encoding adenine phosphoribosyltransferase, giving the protein MDIKDYIRSIPDFPKPGILFYDISTLLAHEDAWQVAMGRMAKAIRQHQPDILAGIESRGFLVAAPLALKLGCGFVMVRKKGKLPGPTVSYEYALEYGVDTIEIQKDAVAPGQRVMILDDLLATGGTLAASCELFRSVGAEVVGAACIIELTFLNGRSKLDVPFNALVAYDE; this is encoded by the coding sequence ATGGACATCAAAGATTACATCCGCTCGATCCCCGACTTTCCCAAGCCGGGCATATTGTTCTACGATATTTCGACACTGCTCGCTCACGAAGACGCATGGCAGGTGGCCATGGGACGCATGGCAAAGGCGATTCGTCAACATCAGCCGGATATCCTGGCCGGCATTGAATCGCGGGGCTTTCTGGTGGCGGCGCCGCTGGCCTTGAAGCTGGGATGCGGTTTCGTCATGGTGCGCAAGAAGGGCAAGCTGCCGGGGCCGACCGTCAGCTATGAGTACGCCCTGGAATACGGCGTTGACACCATCGAAATCCAGAAAGACGCGGTGGCGCCGGGGCAACGGGTGATGATTTTGGACGATCTGCTGGCGACCGGCGGCACCTTGGCCGCCTCTTGCGAGCTGTTCAGATCGGTAGGGGCCGAGGTTGTCGGCGCCGCCTGCATTATCGAGCTTACCTTTCTTAACGGCCGATCCAAACTGGACGTTCCTTTCAACGCCCTGGTCGCCTACGACGAGTAG
- a CDS encoding F0F1 ATP synthase subunit B has product MMSVAWANEAAAAAGHGEAFYQTAEFWVFIAFFMLIGAVGKKAYLKVTAALDFRSEFINDQIEEAAKLRGEAQEMLASFERKQHDAANEAREIVERAQKEASRIADHAVEELKKSLKRREKLAIDRIAQAEAKALEEVRALAVDVTISATRRLLSEKISSAKASSIIDDAIRELPEKLN; this is encoded by the coding sequence ATCATGAGCGTAGCGTGGGCAAACGAGGCGGCGGCGGCGGCCGGACACGGCGAAGCCTTCTACCAAACCGCCGAGTTCTGGGTTTTTATCGCCTTCTTTATGTTGATAGGCGCCGTCGGCAAAAAGGCCTATCTGAAGGTCACGGCGGCTTTGGATTTTCGTTCTGAATTCATCAATGATCAGATTGAGGAAGCAGCCAAGTTGCGCGGAGAGGCCCAGGAGATGCTGGCTTCCTTCGAGCGCAAGCAGCATGACGCCGCCAATGAAGCCAGGGAAATCGTTGAGCGCGCCCAAAAAGAAGCCTCAAGGATAGCCGATCACGCCGTCGAGGAATTAAAGAAATCGCTTAAAAGACGCGAGAAACTGGCCATAGATCGCATTGCCCAGGCCGAGGCCAAGGCCCTTGAAGAAGTGCGCGCCTTGGCGGTGGACGTGACCATCAGCGCCACCCGCCGGTTGTTGAGTGAAAAAATATCATCGGCTAAAGCATCGTCGATAATTGACGATGCGATCAGGGAACTGCCCGAAAAACTAAATTAA
- a CDS encoding ATP synthase F0 subunit C yields the protein MEVAAAKLIGAGLAVIGLGGVGSGIGNIFASMISSVARNPAAAPNVQLFMWIGFALVEAVALYALVVALVILFVF from the coding sequence ATGGAAGTAGCGGCAGCAAAATTGATAGGCGCAGGCTTGGCGGTGATCGGGCTTGGAGGCGTCGGCTCCGGTATCGGAAACATCTTCGCTTCGATGATTTCCTCGGTCGCCCGCAATCCTGCGGCGGCGCCCAATGTCCAGTTGTTCATGTGGATCGGCTTTGCCCTTGTCGAAGCCGTCGCCCTGTACGCCCTGGTCGTGGCGCTGGTGATATTGTTCGTTTTCTAG